In Desulfosediminicola ganghwensis, a single window of DNA contains:
- a CDS encoding branched-chain amino acid ABC transporter substrate-binding protein, with protein sequence MKKVFVAATAICVALSAPLMVSANDTIKFGVAGAHSGDLASYGLPSVNAAKLVIDKVNANGGINGKQIELLVEDDVCKPEVATNTATKLVSDGVDVVLGHICSGATKAALPIYKDAGVLVMSPSATNPALTQSGDYPNFARTIAPDDAQAQVDVEFALNTLGYTKIAIVHDKGDYGKGFAEFAKKFLEESGKAEVVLFEGVTPGAVDYSAVVQKVKRSGAEAVMFGGYHPEASKIISMMRKKRLKADFISDDGVKDNTFIKVAGKNSEGAYASGPKDTTSNPLSIQAVKEHKEAFGSDPGAFFENAYSATLAMLNAIEKAGSTDLDALKKALQTEKVDTPVGSIYFDEKGDAIGVGFSVYQVQNGEFVEL encoded by the coding sequence ATGAAAAAGGTATTTGTAGCTGCAACAGCTATTTGTGTAGCATTATCGGCACCGTTAATGGTGTCTGCCAATGACACCATTAAATTCGGTGTTGCAGGTGCACACAGTGGTGATCTGGCATCTTACGGTTTGCCGTCAGTCAATGCGGCGAAACTGGTCATCGACAAGGTTAATGCCAACGGCGGTATTAACGGCAAGCAAATTGAACTGCTGGTCGAAGATGACGTATGTAAGCCAGAGGTAGCGACCAACACAGCAACCAAGCTTGTTTCTGACGGTGTTGATGTTGTTCTTGGTCATATCTGCTCTGGTGCTACCAAGGCAGCTCTGCCGATTTACAAAGATGCAGGCGTTCTCGTTATGTCTCCATCTGCCACCAATCCTGCTCTCACCCAGAGCGGCGACTATCCGAACTTTGCCCGTACCATCGCCCCTGATGATGCTCAGGCCCAGGTTGATGTCGAGTTTGCTCTGAATACTCTTGGTTACACCAAGATTGCAATCGTTCATGATAAAGGCGATTACGGTAAAGGATTTGCTGAATTTGCCAAGAAATTCCTCGAAGAATCAGGAAAAGCAGAAGTTGTGCTTTTTGAAGGCGTTACCCCCGGCGCAGTTGATTATTCTGCCGTTGTTCAGAAGGTCAAGCGCTCCGGTGCAGAGGCTGTAATGTTTGGTGGTTACCATCCGGAAGCTTCCAAGATTATCAGCATGATGCGTAAAAAGCGTCTCAAGGCCGACTTCATCTCTGATGACGGCGTTAAGGACAACACCTTCATTAAGGTAGCTGGTAAGAATTCTGAGGGTGCGTATGCTTCCGGTCCTAAGGACACCACCTCCAACCCACTGTCCATTCAGGCTGTTAAAGAGCACAAAGAAGCCTTCGGTTCAGATCCCGGCGCATTCTTTGAGAATGCATACTCAGCAACTCTGGCTATGCTGAATGCTATCGAAAAGGCTGGTTCCACCGATCTTGATGCTCTCAAGAAAGCACTGCAGACTGAGAAAGTTGATACTCCGGTTGGTAGCATCTATTTCGATGAGAAAGGTGACGCAATTGGTGTCGGCTTCTCCGTTTACCAGGTACAAAATGGCGAATTTGTAGAATTATAA
- a CDS encoding branched-chain amino acid ABC transporter permease, giving the protein MDYFIELLFSGLSRGAIYALIALGYTMVYGIIGLINFAHGEIYMIGAFTSFIVATVLSIYGFPLLAIVALAGVAAAIWAASYGLTIEKIAYKPLRHAPRLSPLISAIGMSIFLQNYVLLAQTSDFLPFPELIPEFAFMEPVAHIVGSSDLVILVTTAVAMLILTYVIKFTRLGKAMRATAQDRTMAMLVGINVNNIISATFIIGSALAAIGGLLIASHIGQINFYIGFLAGIKAFTAAVLGGIGSIPGAVLGSLILGLTESFATGYVSSDYEDVFAFSLLVLILLFKPSGLLGKAETQKV; this is encoded by the coding sequence ATGGATTATTTTATAGAGCTACTTTTTAGCGGTCTTTCCCGGGGGGCAATCTATGCCCTTATCGCACTGGGATATACGATGGTTTACGGTATTATCGGTCTGATCAATTTCGCCCATGGTGAAATTTACATGATTGGAGCTTTTACCTCATTTATCGTTGCAACCGTTCTTTCCATTTACGGCTTTCCTCTTTTGGCCATAGTTGCACTCGCTGGTGTCGCAGCAGCTATCTGGGCGGCATCATATGGGTTAACTATCGAAAAAATTGCCTATAAGCCTCTCCGGCATGCCCCGAGACTTTCTCCGCTTATCAGCGCGATCGGTATGTCGATCTTTCTGCAGAACTACGTTTTGCTCGCACAGACCTCTGACTTTCTGCCGTTTCCGGAATTGATTCCTGAATTCGCCTTTATGGAGCCGGTTGCCCATATTGTTGGCTCATCCGATCTTGTCATCCTTGTTACAACTGCGGTGGCCATGTTGATTCTCACCTACGTCATCAAGTTTACCCGACTTGGCAAGGCAATGAGAGCGACTGCGCAGGACAGGACCATGGCAATGCTGGTTGGAATCAATGTGAACAATATTATTTCCGCCACCTTTATCATCGGTTCAGCTCTTGCTGCCATAGGCGGGTTGTTGATTGCATCCCACATCGGACAGATCAATTTCTATATTGGATTTCTGGCTGGAATCAAGGCCTTTACCGCTGCAGTTCTTGGTGGAATCGGCTCTATTCCTGGAGCAGTGCTTGGAAGTCTCATTCTTGGGCTGACTGAGAGTTTTGCTACCGGTTACGTATCGAGTGATTATGAAGATGTCTTCGCCTTCTCTTTGCTGGTGTTGATTCTTCTTTTCAAACCGTCCGGTCTTCTCGGTAAGGCT